Proteins encoded in a region of the Vicia villosa cultivar HV-30 ecotype Madison, WI linkage group LG5, Vvil1.0, whole genome shotgun sequence genome:
- the LOC131605061 gene encoding uncharacterized protein LOC131605061, whose product MVFDGASNALGNGIGDVTVSPEGGHTPFTARLCFDCTNNMAEYEARIMGLKAAIDLRIKILEVYGDSSLVISRIKGEWDTKHPNLIPYKEHVLTLIPYFKEITFEHIPRDENQLADALATMSFMFKVRWDNEAPMITIERLDEPAHCCEIITEEVDEKPWFHEVKRYLEAQEYPEGASINDGKFLRRFSAKFFQVTESYTNVIMTQLCFVV is encoded by the coding sequence atggtttttgacggagcttcgaacGCACTTGGCAATGGTATTGGTGATGTGACTGTCTCTCCCGAAGGTGGTCATACGCcgttcactgcaagactatgttttgattgcaccaacaatatggccgAATATGAAGCACGTATCATGGGTCTCAAAGCCGCAATAGACTTGAGAATCAAAATTCTAGAAGTATATGGGGACTCATCCCTAGTAATCAGTCGGATTAAAGGAGAGTGGGACACAAAGCATCCCAATCTCATCCCTTACAAGGAGCATGTGTTAACTTTGATCCCTTATTTTAAAGAAATTACCTTTGAGCATATTCCACGAGATGAAAACCAATTGGCAGACGCATTGGCTACGATGTCAtttatgttcaaagtcaggtgggataaTGAAGCGCCCATGATTACCATTGAAAGATTGGATGAGCCGGCACATTGTTGTGAGATTATTACAGAGGAAGTAGACGAGAAACCCTGGTTCCACGAGGTAAAAAGATACCTTGAAGCTCAGgaatatcctgaaggggcatccatcaatgACGGGAAGTTCCTAAGAAGGTTCTCTGCCAAGTTTTTCCAAGTAACGGAATCTTATACAAACGTAATCATGACtcaactttgcttcgttgtgtaa